ACCGCAAATCGCAGCCAGACAGCCATTTGAAAACTCGCCGATAAAGTCGTATTCTAGCCCGTTATCTCGCATTTATTTCCTTTAAATTTAGCTCGCGCAAAGCCCTCGCGCACCCAATTTTCAAGTCTTTTTAGAGTCGCGACGCGTATTTTAGTTTGAAACGCCAAACACGCCGCGGGCGCGGTTTAATGGAGATTCGCAGAGTAACGAAACCTACGAGCTTACGGCAAAGGCTAATTTTTATTTTTGTGCTACGGCTAGGCTTTGATCTGATTTTTGGTACCGGCGCGTAGGCAAAGCGCCCTAAATTTAGCCTAAAAATCCCCGCATCACATACGCGCCCGCCGCGCCCGCATCCTTGATTTCGCCTAAATTTTTAAAATTTATCCCGCCGATAGCGTAGGTTTTTATGCTTAATTTCTCGCAAATCTCCCGCAAAAATTTAGTCCCTCTGCCCCGCTCTGACGCGTGAGAGGGCGTATCAAAAATATGCCCCGCCACGACGTAATCGGCACCCAGCTCTTGCGCCGCTAGAGCCTGCTCTAAAGAGTGCACCGAAACGCCGATTTTGAGATTTTGCGTCAAATTCGGCGCATAAACGCCGCTAATTTCATCTTTATCCGCACGGACGCTACCTGATTTTACCAAATTTAAATCCGCTAAATTTACAGCCCGCTCGCCGCTTAACGCCCTAAATTTAGTAAAAGGCAGATGTAGTTCGCAGATACCTAGTTTGCTTGCGACGTTTGCGTAAGTATGTAAAACGAGCTGCGCGCCAGAGCCGCACTCAGCGATGATATCAAGCATTTTTTGGGCTAAATTTTCATATTCGTCCCCTGGCAAATCGCTCTCTCTAAGCAAAATTTTATCCGCCTTGCCGCCCTGCGCTACGCGCCTAACGTCAGCGAAAAAATCCTCGCTCAAGCGGCGGTTCGTCACCCAAACAAGCTCAAATTTGTCAAATTCCATCGCTCTTTACCCCAAAAGCCAAATTTTACGTCCGCAAAAACGCGCGACCGATAACCAGCCGCCTCAAACGTAAATATGCTCGCTCATCACAGGCTGCAAATTCAGTCCTCGCACGGCGCCCAGTATCTCCTCGACCGAGCGCGCGTCGCTGATCTCAAACTGCTCGTCGCCTTTTTTGGCCTTATCAGAGTGCGTCCCCACGCCAGTGCTAACGCCGGCCGAGATTTTATTTGCGGCGACTGCGATGACGCCGTCCCTAAAGCGCGCCGACTCGCGCGTAGAGATCGTGATATTTGCGTAGGGCAAAAAGAGGCGGTACGCGCAGATAACCTGAAACAGCGCCCTCTCATCGACGTCCCTCGGGCCGACGTGAGCCTTGTTTATCGCGGGGCGTAGGCGCGGACAAGACAGCGCGATCTCGGCGTGCGGGTACTTTTGCTGGATGAGATGCGCGTGCAGCGCGGTGGCTAGAGCGTCCTTTCTAAAGTCGTCAAGCCCCAAAAGCGCGGCAAATCCGACGCTGCGCATACCGCCCATGAGAGCGCGCTCCTGGGCGTGGAAGCGGTAGGCAAACGAGCGCTTGACGCCGCCGAGGTGAAATCTCGCATACGTCGCCGGGTCGTAAGTCTCCTGAAAAACCACGACGTAGTCCGCGCCGCAACCGTGCAAAAACGCGTATTCATCGGCATTTAGCGGATAGATCTCGACGCCGACGTTGCTAAAAAGCCTAGAGGCTTCCCTGCAAACCTCGCCGATGTAGCCCAGGTCGCTTTTTTTCGCGCTTTCGCCGGTTAGGATCAGCACGTCTTTTAGCCCGCTTTTTGCGATATTTGCTAGCTCCGTCGCCGCCTCGTCCGCCTTTAGCCGCACGCGAGAGATCTTGTTTTTCGAGCTAAAGCCGCAGTAGACGCAGTCGCTATCGCAAAAATTTGAGATATAAAGTGGCGTAAAAAACTGCACCGAGTTGCCAAACTGCCTGCGCGTTCTATCTCGCGCCGCCTCAGCCATCTCGCCTAAAAATGCGCCCGCAGCGGGGCTTAGAAGCGCTTTTAGGCCCTCTACGCTTAGATTTTCTTCGCCAAGAGCGCGCTTTACGCTAAGCGCGTCAAATTTCTCGTAGTCGTAGCCCTCGCGCGCGGCTAGAACGCGCCGCATCAGCGTTTCGTCGATACGCTGGGCGTCCGCCGCATACTCCATCACGTCTATATTTTTCAAACATTTCTCCGTTTTTTCGTCTAAATTTGATAGTTTTTAGGACGCAAGGCGGCAAATTTTATGCGCCTAGACCTGCGCTTTTTCGGCGCTAAATTTAAAACTCGGCAAATTTATCAAATTTAAAATTCGCAGAATTTAACGAGGCAAATTTAATCCTCGCCCGCCTCAAATTTGACGCCGTTTTTCATACCGTCAAATTTGAAGCCAAATTTACTCCAAAAATCCCGTCAGCGGACTCGATGCTCTAGCGCTCTCGCTTACATTGCCAAGTCCCGATAGATACGCTAGCCTGCCCGCCCGTATCGCTAGCGCAAATGCTCGCGCCATAGTTTTTACGTCGCCCGCAGTCGCGATAGCGGTGTTTGCCATCAGGGCCGCGCAGCCCATCTGCATCGCTTCGCACGCCTGCGCGGGGCTACCGATACCCGCATCCACGATCACGGGCAGGTCTATCTCGGCGAGTAAAATTTTTATAAATTCGCGCGTACAAAGGCCTTTATTCGTCCCGATCGGAGCGCCCAGCGGCATCACGCACGCAGCTCCCGCCGACGCCAGATCGCGCGCGACGTTTAGGTCGGGATACATATAGGGCATCACGACAAAGCCCATGTTTGCGAGCTTTTCGGTCGCTTTTATCGTCTCGTAGTTATCTGGCAGCAGGTATTTGCTGTCTCTGATGACCTCAACCTTCACGAGATCGCCGCAGCCGGCCTCGCGCGCGAGCTTTGCGATACGCACGCACTCATCGGCGTTTCTGGCGCCTGAGGTGTTTGGTAGCAGCGTCACGCCCTTTGGGATAAAGTCCAGGATATTTTCGATCCCGCCCTCGTTCACGCGCCGAAGCGCTAGCGTGACGATCTGCGCGCCCGCCTCGTGTACCGCAGCCTCCAAAAGAGGCAATGAAAATTTACCCGATCCCAGGATAAAACGCGAACTAAATTTATGCCCGCCAAGCTCTAAAATATCGTCTTTTTCGTCAAATTTCATCTCAGCCTCCGCCCACAAAATGCACTATCTCGGCCGAGTCGCCGTCTTGTAGCACCGTATCAAATTTATCCTTGGGCAAGATTTCACCGTTTAGCTCTACTGCGATGCGCTCAGGCTTTAGCCCCTTTGCGGCTAGCAGCTGCGCTACGGTTTTGCCGATAAATTCGCCCCCGTCTTTGCCGTTTATTTTTAGCATTTTTTTCCGTTTTTATTAAATTTAGCGCGCCCTTGCGGGTCAAATTTCGCGCTGCGTAAGCTCGCGATTATACCGCTTTTTACTAAATTTAAGCCAAATTTTTCATCGCTAGCGCGCAGGCGGCAAGCCCGTAAAATGCGACGCAAAGGCTAACTGCTAGCCCAAAAACGCTAACTGCTGGCGTCTGGCTAAAACTAAGCGCAAAAAACGAGATAAAGCTAGTGATAAACGCGGCAAATATCCCAAATACGCGCTCCCGTCGCGACAGATCCTCGTTTAACGCAAAGACGAGATAATCAATCCCGACCGCGCTTGCCAAGATAAGCCCGAAAATCGCAAAAATATTTACGTGAACGCCGAGCGCCGTAAAACCGCAAAGCACGGCTAGCACGCCAAGCGCGATGACGCTCATAACCAAAAGCGAGCGCGCCGCGCCGAAAAACGCCCACAAAAGCGCAAACGCAAGCAAAAACGCGCCACCCTTTAGCACCGCGGCCCAGGCCTTTGCCTCGGTCAAATTTTGATTTAGCGCACCGACGAAATCGACGCTAAATGCGCCGTTTGCCTTTAAAATTTCATCCGTTTTTGCGCCGCTTTCAAGCCCCTCGGCGTATATCGCGCTCGTGCTAGCGTCAGGTAAAAATCGCGTCAAATTTTTTGCCGCGTCAAATTCTAAAATCTCGCTAGCGCCGATAGTTTTGGTACTTGCGATCTTTTCTAGCTCGGATTTTACTAGCTCGGCGGACAAGCCAAACTGAGCGTAAATTTTAAAGATTTCCTCGTCCTGCGCGGCTTCTTTAAAGATATTTTTTACGGTTTCCTGCTCGGCCAGACTTAGGATAAATTTAGAAACCGAGGCGTAGTCTCTCACTAGATTTGCCTGCTTTAGCTCGCGCATCAGCCGCTTTTCATCACCGACCAGATCATCTCCGCCCTTTAGCACGATGACGGAGTTTTGCGGCGCGGCGCCCGTTATCTCGCTGATCTTTTTAGACTGCTCCAGTAGCTGCGCGGGCGGGCTTGCGTAGTCTTTGATCTGCTCGGGCGCGCTTAGGCTTTTAAAATTTAGCGCCAAAATTCCCGCGCAAAGCGCAAATGCGGCGAGTAAAATTTTTAAATTTATCGCTCCCGCCGCGCGCTCGCAAAGTCCCGCAAATTTATCAAAAAATCTCGAAAACACGGCGCTTTGCGAAAACGTTGCACCCTCAAAGATAAAAGGCAAGCAAAAATAGGTAAACAAAAACGCCCCAAGCAGCGTAAATAGCGAAAATATCGCGGTTTGGCGCAGTAGCTCAAGCGACGAAAAGGCAAAAACGCCGTATCCGCTCATTGTGATGCAAAGCCCGAGCAAGAAAATTTTAAGCATCACACGCGCGCTTGCAGCCGCCACGGGCGCGTTTTGATTTTTACCCAGCCAGTGTAGCGCAAAGTCAAACATCAGCCCGACCAGGCTCGTGCCGATAACCACGACCATGACGCTAAGGCTCTCGTAGATCAAAAGCAAAGCCGCAAGCCCGCACGCAAAGCCGAAAATCGCGACGAAAACGACGCAAAAAATACGCAAATTTTTAAACGCGAGCAGCAAAAAAATCGCGCAAAGACTAAGCGAAACCGCGCTCATAGCGGCGCTTTCTTTGTCGCCGCCCTTTTTTCCGTAGGCTCCGTATAGCGCGCCGCAGCTAGCGTAAGCCTGCACCGCGTCCCCAGCCGCCATCTCGCGTACGTTTTCGTAAAATTTGATCAAATTCCGCGGTTCGTAGCCGGGCTTAAGGCGCGCTTTTACGAGGTAAAATTTACCGCCCTCATGTGCGGCTTCTAACATCAAATTTGACAAATTTAGGCTGATTTTTGAGCTCTCTAGGCTCATGTGCGAGCTTAAGGCGAAAAAATCGTCCTTCGCGTTAAGCGGCTTAAAAGCGAATTGATTAAATAAATTTTGCGCGCTTTGTTTAAAAAATTCGTTTTTATCTTTTACCAAAAGCTCGTAGGTTTGCTCGTTTAAAAACGCGATTTTTAGGGCGTTTAGCTGAGTTAGATACGAGGTTAAATTCACGTCCTGCTTTGCGCGGTACTCTTCAAAAACCCCGCTTTGCGCGGCTAAAATTTCGCTTTTTTCTAAAAACTCAGGCGAATTCGAAACCAGCAAAAACTCGTTTGAAGCGCTATCAAGCATCGATTTTAGCGCGGTTTGCTCGGTAGAGTTTTCAAAATTTACGAGAGAAAAAATATCCGCGTTTATCTTTTTCGCGTTCATAAAACAAACGGCGAGCGCGGCTAAAAAAGCCGCTAAAAAGATAAAAAAACGCGCGGATTTTTTCATTTTACGTTGTAAAAATCATTTACCGTTTTATCGCCGCTAACCTCGTTTAGCACGATCTTGCGGACGAATTTATCGCCTCCTACTAAGATTCGCGTAAAGATTTGCTTTAGCAGCAAATTTTTGGGCGTCAGCTCGATCTTCCAGCTACTTTTATCGCCCGAGATTTTAAAGGCAAATTCTTTCTCAAGCTCGTCTTTATCGAGCTTTATGATAGATAAAAAGAGCTTTTTATCAAAATTTTGATCGATTTTTATGAGCTGATTGCCGCTTTTTTGAAAGATCCCGCGCTCGTTTATGACGATACTAACCGCGATGGGGCTTAGCGTGTCGTAGAGTAGCTCGCTTTGACTGAGCTCAAATTTACCGTAGCTTTTAAACTCCACGTTAAAACCGCTCAAAAACTTCGTCTGAGCAAACTCGCCGCTGATGTTTTGCGTTTTGATTTGAGATTTTATCTCGTTAAAATCAAGCCCCATTAGGCTCGCAGCCAAACTAAAAATTATCGCTATTTTTTTCATTTATATACCTTTTTACTGCATTTTGTAGCTCTTGCGGGATCTCAAAACAAGTCTGCATAGCGCGCATATCCACAGCCGCCTGCGAGCTCGCGCCCGTGCACAGCGTCTCGCCGCTTTTAGCGCTTTTTACGACGTAGCCGATCCTTAAAAAGCACTCGCACTCCTTTAGCGTCGCCTCCACCTCAATCTCATCGCCGAAAAACACGGGCTTAATATATTTTGCTTCGATTTTTACTATAGGATAGGCGTAGCCGTCAGCCCTCATCGCCTCGTAGTCGTAGCCTATCTCCTCTAGCAACGCGCATCTAGCCGTCTCGAAATACTTCACGTAGTTGCCGTGCCACACGACGTTCATACTGTCCACGTCGTAAAACTGCGCCTTTAGCGCAACTGATTTTGATATCATCTCATCTCCAAAAATCAAAAAAATTAAACCACTGCGTAGGCGTTTGCTTGCAGCGATTTTCCAGCTCGCGGACGTAAATTTGCAGATACTGGCGTGCTGCGGCGGCTTTATCTCGCCCCAGTTTTACGGCGCTTGCTAGAGGCACGAGCTCGATCCTAAATTTGCCGCCTATTTTTTGGCACCACAGCGAGCTTATCTTTACGCCCAAAATCCCCGCGATGAGGTATGGACCGTAGTTAAAGCTAGCCTCCTTGCCTAGAAATTTCACGCGCACAGCCTTATCGCCGCCAAGAGGCGTCCTGTCGCCCATTATACCGATATGCTCGCCGCTTTCGACGATATTTTTTAGCTCTAGCATCGCGGCGACGTCTAGCTTATTTACCGCCATCATACGCACGCTGCCGTCGTTTTTACTGATTTCGCGCAGCACTTCGTTAAATTTGCGCGAGTTCTCGTCATAGGTCAAAATCACCATCCTAAAGCCCTCGACCCGCGCAGCTAAAGCCTTGCAAATTTCGACGTTTCCAAGATGCGCCGTGAGCAAAATTTGCCCTTTTTGCGCGCCGATTAGTTCGCTTTTTATGCGCTCTAGATCAATGATTTCTAGCTCGTCATCCTTGATCTTGCCTTTCCAGACTCTAAATTTATCGCAGATAGCGCCGCCAAAGGCTTCAAAATGGCTAAAAACGCTAGTGCCTTTTAGCGTCTGCGAGCCTGCAAAAACGCTTAAATTTCGCCTAAACGCTGCGATGTTTTCGCGCTCGTTTTTTGAAAAAATATAATAAAACCAAACTACGATTTTAACGATAAGCTTTAGCGCAAACTCGGGCAAAATTTGCGACAAAAATAGGCTAAGCCTTAGAAAAAACGCCCCTCCTCTTTCCTGTTTTTTCCACCAGAGATTTTGCTCGGCGTTTTCCTGAGGTTCTACGGAAATTTGAGTGCTTGCCGCGTTTTTTTCGCCCAAATTTAACCCGCACGCTCGCCAAATTTTACCCAGCGCAAATTTAGGCAGAGAAAAGAAGCTTTTTGCGTGCATGAGGCTGATTAGCGCGTTATCGCGTAACATCTTAAAGTGCGAAACGCCGCCCTTTTCGTAGCGTACGCACGTATCAATCCAGCACACGCTAATGCCCTGTTTTACGGCATTTACGAGGATCTCGATGTCAAATTCCATCCTATTTGTTTTGCTTTTTGCCGCCGCTTTTTTAAGCTGCTCTAAAGGATAGACGCGAAAGCCGCACATAGCGTCTTTGACGCCAAGGCTTAGCGTATTTATCGCGACCCAAAAATTCGTGATCTTTCTGCCGTAAACGCGTGATTTTGGCGCATCCTCGCCGTAGATGGGATTTGCGCAGACGATACTTTGCGGGTGCGTCTCGCTCTGCCTCAAAAACTCGCCGATGAGCGCAGCGTCGTGCTGAAAATCGGCGTCGATTTGTAAAACGTGGCTAAAGCCGCGATTTAGAGCAAATTTAAACCCGTCCTTCATTGCGATACCCTTGCCGCCGTTTTGCGCGCGCGTGAGCAGCAAGATGTCCTCCGTGCGCTCAAGCTCCGCTAAGATTAGTTTGCTAGCCTCGTCCGAGCCGTCGTCCACGACGATAACGGGCAGCTCGTATGTTTTTAGCGCAGCAACCAGGGCTTTGATATTTTGCGGGTGATTGTAAAAGGGCACTAAAAACGCAAATTTATTCAAAGCACAGCCCTACCCGTCGAGCACTTTTCGCCGTTGCAAAATAGCTCAAAGTAAAGTTTGCCGCCGCGCTTTTCAAAACAAACTAGGAGCAAATCGCCAGGTCTTACAAACTTCATAAATTTTAGATTTTCTACAGCTCTTGCGCCGCTAACGTCGATACCCACCATGCTAGCTAGCTCAAAGACGTAGTCAAGCTGCATAAATCCAGGCAGCAGCGGTAAATTTGGAAAATGGCTCTCGAAAATCTCAAGCCCTGCGTGCATGACGGCGCTAAATTCGTATTTTTGCACGCCGTCAAGACGCTCACCGCTTGCGTCAAATTTAACGCTGTTATCGTTTGTGCCGCAACTTAAACCGCTCTCTAAATTTTGGCCCCTTCCATAACAAATTTCGCCCGCCTCATTTACGCGCCCTCCGCTCCAGACGGGTTTGGGACTAGCAAATAGCGCGTTTTCAAATTCGCTTTTTTCAAATTTGCCCTGCTGGTTTCGCGGCATTTTTTCCACGATTTTAAAGTATCGCACGCTATTTTTAAACTCGAGCTTCAAAAGCTCTTTTAGCTCGTCTGCAACGCCTTTTTTGCCGATTTTTCTAAATTTTTTTAGCCCCTCGCCGTTAAGCTCTAAAAGCGCGGCGATGCGTTTAAATTTGGGATGCGGCGCGCAGTAGCAGTCCGCGAGCAGGCCGCTTTCTAGCAGCTTTGCTTCGATACTCTCCAGGCTCACGCGCTTGTCGTTTAGCTTGACGATGCGGTCTATCCTGCCTTGTAGCGCGAGACGGCCCTCGTCGATGCTAGCCGCGTCGTTAGTCTGAAAAAACTCGCACCAAGGCGAACTCACGTTTAGCGCGCCTCTACCGTCTAGCCCGGCGTTCACCGCGCCAAACAGCCTAAGCCCGCACCCCTCGTCTCTAGCTACTATGCCAGTTTCCGTGCTGCCGTAGATTTCGACGATACGCGCGTCGCAGATTTTGCCCAGCTCGCCCCTTAGCTCCTTTTTTAGCGGCGAACCAGCGCTTACGATACCGCTTAGGCCTTTTAGCGCGATTGCGGCAGGGCTTTGAATTAGCGCGCCTAGTAGTACGGGACTAGCGATAAATACGTGATTTGCAAGCTCTAATCCCAAAATCGCCTCGGGGTAGTTTAGCTCGTCTGCGATAACGCGAGCGCCGAGAACTAGCGGCAAAAAGACCTTAAACGTAAGCCCAAACATGTGTCTGTGCGAAACGCTCGAAAAAAAGGTGTTTTGCGCGCTAAAATTTAGCTCGCGGGCTAAATACTCGCCCTCTTTTATCATCTGCGCGAGCGTTTTTTCTATCATCTTGCTTTTGCCGCTAGAACCCGAAGTTTGCAGGTAAAATTTAGCCTGCGGATCAAATTTAAGTCCGTTTGCAGGCTTGCTTGAAAGAAAATTTGAAAAATTTTCATCGTTTACGGCGGTCAAATTTGCCTCATAAACCGGCTTTGCCAGCACGCAAGGCGCAGCGCCCGCTAATAGCGAGCCAAAAAACGCGGCGTAAAATTTAAACGCGCCCTCTAGATAAATTTGCAGCTCTTTTACGCCCCCTTTTTCTAAAAACGCGGCAAATCTAAGGCACGCGTCAAAGACGTCGCGCGAATCGTCCGTAAATCTAAAATTTTTTAAATTTTCTTCAAAGCTCATCGCTCTTTATAAATCTCTTTCTAAATAAAATTTCCCCGAAAAACAGCGTCCCCATCAGCGCGTAAGATACCGCGCCGCTATAAACGCTCCAGTAAAGTTTATCATCTATCAAGGCTAGCGCAAGCGATATGGCGGCATTAAAAACAAAAAACGCGCACCAAATTTTGGTCAAATTTCGCGTATAAACCACGCCTTTTTCGTCTAAATCAGGCTCTTTTAGCCTTGCGATTTTGGTGATGACAGCTTCGTTTTTTAGACTAAAAGCAAAAAACACCAAAAATGCCAAACTCACCAAAACGGGATAAAGATACGCTAAAAATCCGCCCCTAAAAATCATACAACCTATGAAAAAAACGGCCGCCGCGATGCTAAGCCTCCTCTCAAAACCGCTTGAAAACGCCCCGCGCGCTATCCACAGCACAGCCAGCGCCCAAACGACCCAAAATGCAAAATCGCCCGCGAAAAATAGCGCGAACGGGTAGATGACGCTAACTACGCTTAGGACGATTTTAAGCTTGCTCGTCAAATTTTTTAGCCACCGCGTTTACGATGTCTTCGAGCGTTTTTACGTTTTTAAAATCTTCAGGCATCAATCGGTGGCCCGTTTTGCGCTTGATGTGGTCTATTAGATCGATCGCGTCGATGCTATCTATCTGAAGATCCTCGTAAATGCGCGTTTGCGGCGTGATTTTAGCCTCGTCGATCTCAAAAAGCTGCATGAGCGCAGACTTTAAAATCTCAAAAATTTCTTCTTTTTTCATCGTTATTTCCTGTTTTCAAAGATGTATTGCGCGAGGCTTTTTACGCTGTAAAAAATCTCTTTTAAATTTGCGGTTTTAGAATCAAGCACTAGGCCGTAGCTTTTTTGCACCGCAAGACCGAGCTCGAGCGCATCGACGCTATCAAGTCCGAGCCCTTCGTTAAAAAGCGGCGCGTTTTCGTCGATATCGCTTGGTTTCATATCCTCTAAATTTAAGCTCTTTATGATGAGCTCTTTTATCTCCTCTATTAGTTCGTTCACCGTTTAAACTCCTTCGTATAATTTTCGCTGATAAAAGCGTGCAGCTCCCTAGCCCTGACCGGGTTTGGCCTATGCGCGCAAAACTCGTCCAAATTTAGCCTAAAAAGCTCTTTGAACTCGTATTTTATCATAACGCTCGGGGTTTTGTACCAAGGCTCGTGTTTTTTGAGGCTGGGCGGATCCATTTTGATGGCGAGGGCGACTAGTTGTTTTGCCGCATTTACGGCGATATAGGCGGCTGCTTTGTGAAAGACGATCTCGCCTGCAGTGCGCGTGCCTTCTGGAAATATTATCAAGCTCTCGCCGCTTTTTAGAGCATCCGCGCTTTTTTGCAAAAGCTCCTCGTTTGCCGTGTTTAGGATGTAGCCGCAGGATTTTATCGCGGGAGCTAAGAATACATTTTTAGCAAGGCTAGCCTTTACCACGCAGTTTGCGCGGCGGATAAAGGCTAGTAAAAAAACGACGTCTAAAAGCGACGGGTGGTTTGCGATGATTATCTGCGAAGCGGCGCCAAGCCCCAAAGGAAGGTTAAATTTAGTGCGCTGATAGCCGGAAATTTGCGTAGAAAATATAAAAAATCTCCAAGCCAAACGCACCAGATCGCGGCAAAAATCGCGAATAAATTTAAATTTATAAAGCCTAAGAAGCGCGACAGGGATAAAGATCAAATTTCCAAGCGCGCAAATGAGTCCAAATAGCGCGAAATTCGCCCCGACGATGAAAATTTTAAACCCGCGACGAGGGCTCATAATCCCACCGCCAAGCGGAGTTTTTATCCACGCTTTGCCAAGAGCATTTTTGCTTCGGATCAAAATTTTGTAGAAACTTAACGAGCAAATTTTCATCCGTCTTGCCGTCCAGCTCGCCTTGCGATAGGCTCAAATTTTCGCCCTCGCTAACTAGCAAACAAACCATACAAGAGGGCGCAGACTCGTCAAAATACTCCTGCGAAATGCTCTCGTGATAGGCTAAAACGAGCGCATTTTTGGCTCCGCTTTTTAGCATCAGATGCGCCTGCACCAAAGCGTACTCTAGCGGCGCGTATGCAGAAACGGCCGAGATTTCGCTACTATTTTTAAAATTTATCGCTAAAAGCGAGGAAAGGGCGTTGTGTACCGAGAGCGAAAACGAGGTCGGCGATATGAGTTCGCCGCGAGCTAGCGTATTTTGCAGCTCAAAACAGCGATTTATCTCGCCCTCATAAGAGCTAAAAACGATAGGCATATCAAGCGGCGCGATGTTTTTGGTTAGATCAAAGGCACATTTTGCCGCGCGGCTGAGCCTGCGGCGCTCAAGCGGGGGCACGTGCGAGACGTCAAGCTCCCTCTCATATGCCGCTAGCTTCGCGTCCTGCGCGCCATTAAAAACTACCGCGTCAAAAAAATCGAGTTTAAAATTTAGCCCCATTTCTCCTTTTGCCGCCTATTTTGCTATATCGCCTTTTAGCGTTACGCCCGCCATCAAAGCGCCCGCGCCGCACTGAAACTGCGTTTTGGAGTCAAAAGGCTGTTTTTTGTAGTATCCGGTTAAATTTACCACTCTCGAGCCGCCCTCTTGCACCGCGCGCTCCTGGAAGGTCTTTACCGCCGATAAAAACGCCCACTCGCACGCCTCTTTGTCGCTTTTGTTAAAGGCGTTGGTTTTTTTGTTCGCCATTAGGCCGCTTTTGATGATGCCGCCTTTCGTACCCGAGCCAAAGCTTAGCTTGATGTTTGGATTTAGCACCTCTTTAGCCTTCGGCGAGTTTAACGCCTCCTCGATCGAAAAGTGCTGCACGTCGTCGCGCGCGCTCAAATTTAAAGCCAAGGCGCAAACGCCCGCTAAAACTAATGATTTTTTCATTTTTTCTCCTTTATTTTGCCGTATTAGCGCGTAATATTACCGTAAATTTCGTTAGTATAAACATAAAAGCTCGGTTTTAGCCCAAATTTTACCCCGCAAAGGCAAACGACGCTCGCGCTCTTGCTTTGCTATATCTTTAAAAAGTATTTGCCGAGCAAAAGCACCGTTTGGGGCTTTGGTTTTTCGCCGATGTTTAGACCCACTTTGCCGCTTGGTTTTAAATTTTTTTAAAAATTAGCGAGGTATTTACTCCGCCGAAAGCAAAGTTGTTGCTCATAACAAAGTCCGTATCTATCGCCGTTTGCTCGCTCAGATAAAAAAGCGGCGCGCACTCCGGATCGACGTCGGTTAAATTTATCGTCGGGAAAAATCTCTTCTCCCGCATCATCATCACGCTAAATATCGCCTCCAAGCCGCCGCAAGCTCCTAGCGTATGGCCGAGGTAGCTTTTTAGCGAGCTGATAGCGATCTTGTCGCCGAAAAGCTCGTTTGTAGCGATACTTTCGGCGATGTCGCCCTGCTTAGTCGCCGTGGCGTGAGCGTTTACGTAGCCGATCTTTTCAGGCGTTAAATTTGCATCTTTTAAAGCTAGAGCCATCGCGCCTTTCATCGTCGCGCTTTGCGGTCGCGTTACGTGCGAGCCGTCGCAGTTTGAGCCAAAACCTACGACCTCGGCGTAAATTTTAGCTCCGCGTTTTAGGGCGCTTCGCTCACTCTCTAGTAAAAGCATCCCCGCGCCCTCGCCTAGCACA
The window above is part of the uncultured Campylobacter sp. genome. Proteins encoded here:
- a CDS encoding thiazole synthase, with the protein product MKFDEKDDILELGGHKFSSRFILGSGKFSLPLLEAAVHEAGAQIVTLALRRVNEGGIENILDFIPKGVTLLPNTSGARNADECVRIAKLAREAGCGDLVKVEVIRDSKYLLPDNYETIKATEKLANMGFVVMPYMYPDLNVARDLASAGAACVMPLGAPIGTNKGLCTREFIKILLAEIDLPVIVDAGIGSPAQACEAMQMGCAALMANTAIATAGDVKTMARAFALAIRAGRLAYLSGLGNVSESARASSPLTGFLE
- the thiS gene encoding sulfur carrier protein ThiS → MLKINGKDGGEFIGKTVAQLLAAKGLKPERIAVELNGEILPKDKFDTVLQDGDSAEIVHFVGGG
- a CDS encoding outer membrane lipoprotein carrier protein LolA, with protein sequence MKKIAIIFSLAASLMGLDFNEIKSQIKTQNISGEFAQTKFLSGFNVEFKSYGKFELSQSELLYDTLSPIAVSIVINERGIFQKSGNQLIKIDQNFDKKLFLSIIKLDKDELEKEFAFKISGDKSSWKIELTPKNLLLKQIFTRILVGGDKFVRKIVLNEVSGDKTVNDFYNVK
- a CDS encoding glycosyltransferase, with the translated sequence MNKFAFLVPFYNHPQNIKALVAALKTYELPVIVVDDGSDEASKLILAELERTEDILLLTRAQNGGKGIAMKDGFKFALNRGFSHVLQIDADFQHDAALIGEFLRQSETHPQSIVCANPIYGEDAPKSRVYGRKITNFWVAINTLSLGVKDAMCGFRVYPLEQLKKAAAKSKTNRMEFDIEILVNAVKQGISVCWIDTCVRYEKGGVSHFKMLRDNALISLMHAKSFFSLPKFALGKIWRACGLNLGEKNAASTQISVEPQENAEQNLWWKKQERGGAFFLRLSLFLSQILPEFALKLIVKIVVWFYYIFSKNERENIAAFRRNLSVFAGSQTLKGTSVFSHFEAFGGAICDKFRVWKGKIKDDELEIIDLERIKSELIGAQKGQILLTAHLGNVEICKALAARVEGFRMVILTYDENSRKFNEVLREISKNDGSVRMMAVNKLDVAAMLELKNIVESGEHIGIMGDRTPLGGDKAVRVKFLGKEASFNYGPYLIAGILGVKISSLWCQKIGGKFRIELVPLASAVKLGRDKAAAARQYLQIYVRELENRCKQTPTQWFNFFDFWR
- the thiH gene encoding 2-iminoacetate synthase ThiH, producing MEYAADAQRIDETLMRRVLAAREGYDYEKFDALSVKRALGEENLSVEGLKALLSPAAGAFLGEMAEAARDRTRRQFGNSVQFFTPLYISNFCDSDCVYCGFSSKNKISRVRLKADEAATELANIAKSGLKDVLILTGESAKKSDLGYIGEVCREASRLFSNVGVEIYPLNADEYAFLHGCGADYVVVFQETYDPATYARFHLGGVKRSFAYRFHAQERALMGGMRSVGFAALLGLDDFRKDALATALHAHLIQQKYPHAEIALSCPRLRPAINKAHVGPRDVDERALFQVICAYRLFLPYANITISTRESARFRDGVIAVAANKISAGVSTGVGTHSDKAKKGDEQFEISDARSVEEILGAVRGLNLQPVMSEHIYV
- a CDS encoding thioesterase family protein; its protein translation is MISKSVALKAQFYDVDSMNVVWHGNYVKYFETARCALLEEIGYDYEAMRADGYAYPIVKIEAKYIKPVFFGDEIEVEATLKECECFLRIGYVVKSAKSGETLCTGASSQAAVDMRAMQTCFEIPQELQNAVKRYINEKNSDNF
- a CDS encoding thiamine phosphate synthase, which produces MEFDKFELVWVTNRRLSEDFFADVRRVAQGGKADKILLRESDLPGDEYENLAQKMLDIIAECGSGAQLVLHTYANVASKLGICELHLPFTKFRALSGERAVNLADLNLVKSGSVRADKDEISGVYAPNLTQNLKIGVSVHSLEQALAAQELGADYVVAGHIFDTPSHASERGRGTKFLREICEKLSIKTYAIGGINFKNLGEIKDAGAAGAYVMRGFLG